The nucleotide sequence TGGGTAAGACAATGACGTCGACCTCCACCGTGGACTACCAGCGCACCGACGGCGGCACCCTGCGCCTGACCTTTTCGGAACCCGAGGGCGCGCTACGCGGCGGCTTGGTGGTGCTCCACGAAGCCGACGGCGTCACGGACGGGGTCCGGCTGCTGCTCGCCAGCCTCGCCACGGAGGGCTGGCTGACCGTCACCCCGCACCTGGAGAACGACCGCCTCACGCAGCAGGACCTGCTCGACGCGACCGACCTCACCCTCGCCTGGCTGGTCGAGCGGGGCGTCCAGGCCGACCTGCTCGGCGTGATGGGCTTCGACCTCGGCGGCAGCGCGGCCCTCGTCGTCGCGTCGCACCGCAAGCTCGGTGCCGCGGTCAGCGTCGGCGGGCAGCAGGCCGTCGAACTCCCCGCGCTGGTCGAGATCGCCGGGCGGCTCACCAGCCCGTGGCTCGGCATGTACGGCGACGCCGGCGACGAGGCGGGCGGCGCCGACGTCGAGCGCCTGCGCGACGCCGCCGCGTCGGCGAAGGTCGCCACGAACGTCGTCCACTACCCCGGGGCGAACCACCGCTTCGACGCCGATCCGGACGCGGCCGCGGAGGCCTGGCAGCGCACGCTCAACTGGTTCGACGCGCACCTGCGGTAAGTGTGCGCGGGCACCACTGTTCGCCGGGGTTCCATGTCGGTTCCGACCACGGTGACTTCCGGATCCGAGGGATTAGGCTCGGGGCGTGACGCACACCGCCGACGCCCCCGAAGTGCTCTGGCGCCCCGAGCCGGGCCACGTTGCCGACACCAAGATCGAAGCCTTCCGCCGGTGGCTGCGCGCCGAGCGCGGCGTCGAGGTGGACGACTACCGCGCGCTGTGGGAGTTCTCGGTCGAGCGCGGCCCGGACTTCTGGGCGGCGGTCGCGGACTTCCTCAGCGTCCGCTGGCACGACCAGCCGGGTGAGGTGCTTTCGGGCGGGATGCCGGACGCCGTCTGGTTCGAGGGCGGCACGCTGAACTACGCCGAGCACGCGCTCACCCCCGGCGTCGCGGGCGCCGCGAAGGCCGACGACGAGACGGCGGTGATCTTCCACCGCGAAGACGGCTTCGCGAGCCACCTGACGTACGGCGAGCTTCGCGCGCAGGTCGCCGCGGCCCGGGCCGCGTTCCTGGAACTGGGCGTCGGCAAGGGCGACCGGGTGGTGGCCTTGGCGCCGAACTGCCCGCAGACGCTGGTCGCGTTCCTCGCCGCGGCGAGCATCGGGGCCGTCTGGTCGTCGTGCTCGCCGGACTTCGGCGTCCGCGCGGTCGCGGACCGGTTCGTGCAGATCGAGCCGAAGGTGCTGTTCGCGGTCAACGCCTACGCGTACAACGGCCGCCAGTTCGACATCCGGACGACGATCGCCGAGCTCCAGGCGCAGCTGCCGTCGCTGGCCGCGACCGTGCTCGTCGAGTACGTCGGCGAAGGCCGGATGGACGGCGCCCTCGACTGGGCCGAGCTGCTCGCGCGGCACGCGGGCGCGCCGCTGCTGTTCGAGCCGGTCGAATTCGCGCACCCGCTGTGGGTGCTGTACTCGTCGGGGACGACCGGCCTGCCGAAGGGCATCGTGCACGGGCACGGCGGCATCACGCTGGAGCACCTCAAGGCGCTCGCGCTGCAGACCGACCTCGGGCCCGGCGACCGGTTCTTCTGGTTCAGCACCACCGGCTGGATGATGTGGAACTTCCTCATCTCCGGCCTGCTGGTCGGCACCACGATCGTGCTCTACGACGGCAGCCCGGGGTACCCGGACCTGAACGCGCTCTGGCACCTGGCCGAGCAGCACCGCGTCACCTACTTCGGCACGTCGGCCCCGTTCATCCAGAGCTGCCTCAAGGCCGGCCTGAAGCCCGCCGAACGCTACGACCTGACCGGCCTGCGCGCGCTGGGCTCCACGGGTGCGCCGCTGAGCGTCGAAGGCTTCCGGTGGATCGTCGACGAGGTCGGGAAGAACGTCCAGATCTGCTCGGTCTCCGGTGGCACCGACCTGTGCGCGGCGTTCGTCGCGTCGGCGCCCGACGTCCCGGTGTGGCTCGGTGAGCTGTCCTGCCCGGCGCTCGGTGCCGCGGTGAACGCCTTCGACGAGGCGGGCAACGCGGTCGTCGAGCAGGTCGGCGAGCTGGTCATCACCCAGCCGATGCCGTCGATGCCGGTGTTCTTCTGGAACGACCCCGACGGCTCGCGGCTGCGGGAGGCCTACTTCGAGATGTACCCCGGCCTGTGGCGCCACGGGGACTGGATCCGCATCACGAACCGCGGCTCGGCGGTGATCTACGGCCGCAGCGATTCGACGCTCAACCGCGGCGGCGTCCGGATGGGTACGGCGGAGTTCTACCGGGTCGTCGAGGGCTACGACGAGATCGCGGACTCGCTGGTCGTGGACACCTCGGCGGCCGGGAACGAGGATGGTCAGCTGATCTGTTTCGTGGTGCTCGCCGGCGGCGTCGCGCTCGAAGACGTCGAGCCGCGGCTGCGCAAGGAGCTTCGTAGCGCGCTGTCACCGCGCCATGTACCCGATCGGTTTGTCGTGGTTTCCGAGATTCCTCGTACCTTGAACGGTAAGAAGTGTGAGGTACCGGTGAAGAAGATCCTCGCCGGTGTGGCTCCCGACCGGGCCGTCAGCCGTGACGCGCTGGCCAACCCGGCGGCGCTGACGCCGTTCGTGGAGCTCGCCGGGGGGTAGATGGGGGAAGCATGATCATCCACGTCGGGTTGTACGGGTGGTGACGGGGACACGCGCGCAGATCACCTGGAAGGCGGCCGGAGCCACCACCGTCGGGGTGATCACCTGGGTGACCCGGCTGGCGGGGCTGATGACCCTGGGCTCGATCCTGATCCCGGCCGGGCGGCGCAGCCTGCGCGGGCACCTGGCCGAGTGGCTGGAGCTGCCGCAGGAGGCGACGGTCGCCGCGGCGACCGTCGCGCTGGTCATGGGCGTGCTGCTGGTGATGCTGGCCGCGGGGCTCCGGCGGCGCAAGCGCCGGGCCTGGCAGCTGGCGGTCGGCGCGACGGTGCTGCTCACGATGTCGCACCTCGGGCTGAAGCACGTCTTCGGCGCCGGCCTGGTGTCGGTGGTGCTGCTGGTGGGCCTGATCGCGAACCGGCGCTACTTCGTGGCGAAGCCGGACCCGGTGGTCGGGCGCTGGCGGGCGGTGCGCGTGTTCGTCCAGCTGGCGCTGGCCGGGTTCGTGATCAACGTCATCCTGCTGTCCGTGGCGCCGCGCGCGGCCCTGGAGCCGATGGGCTTCGGCGACCGGCTCGCGGAGTCGGCGCTCGCGCTGGTCGCCGCCAGCGGGCCCGCGGTGTTCCACCAGATGTGGCTGGAGGACTTCACCACCGCCGTCGGCCTGCTGTTCGGCCTCGCCGCGCTCCTGGTTTCGGCGTACTTCCTGTTGCGCTCGGCCGAGCCGGCACCGCGGCTGAGCGACGAGGAAGTCGCGCGGCTGCGCCGGCTGCTGGACGAGCACGGCGAGCGGGACTCGCTCGGGTACTTCGCGCTGCGACGGGACAAGTTCGCGGTGTTCTCGAGGACGGGCAAGGCCGCGGTCACCTACCGCGTGATCGCCGGGGTCGCGCTCTGCTCGGCCGACCCGCTGGGCGACCACGAGGCCTGGCCGGGCGCGATCGAGGAGTACCTGGAGGTCTGCCGCCGCGGCGGCTGGGTCCCGGCGGCGATGGGCGTCTCCGAACTCGGCGCGACGGTCTGGGCCCGGTTCGGCCTGGAGGTCCTGGAGATCGGCGACGAAGCCGTCGTCGACGCGGCCGGCTTCACCTTGGACGGCCGCACCATGCGCGGCGTCCGCCAGGCGGCGGCCCGCACCAAGCGCGCGGGCTACAAGGTGCTGGTGCGCCGGGCCGAGGACCTGCGTCCGGGCGAGCTGGAGGAGCTGGAGGTCCTGGCGGCCACCTGGCGGGGCACGGACACCGAGCGCGGCTTCTCGATGGCGCTGGGCCGCATGGGCGACCCCCGTTCGGTGCTGGTGACAGCAGAGCAGGGCGGCCGGGTCCGCGGCGTGCTCCAGTTCGTGCCGTGGGGCCCGACGGGGCTCTCACTGGACGTCATGCGCCGCGACCGCAGCGCCGACAACGGCGTCAACGAGCTGATGATCTCGGAGCTCCTGCTGGCGGCGGGCCGCCACGGCGTCTCACAGGTCTCCCTGAACTTCGCGGCGTTCCGCGCGCTGATGGAGCAGGGGCAGCGCATCGGCGCGGGCCCGGTCGCCAAAACGGCGGCGAAGGTGCTGCACTTCTTCTCGCGCTGGATCCAGATCGAGACGCTGTACCGGTTCAACGCGAAGTTCCAGCCGCGCTGGGTGCCTCGCTACCTGGTGTATCCGGGGGTGCGCGAACTCCCGCGCGTGGGCATCGCGACGTTCGAGGCCGAGGGCCTGGGCGGCCGTTCCCCGCGCCTGCTCAGACTCCTGCGGCGGGCGTAAGGGGGGTGCTGTTCTGGGGTGATCGAGGGGTGTGTAACCTATCTGAGCAGTGGTCATTGAGCCCAGGAGGCTTCGCCTAGTCTGGTCTATGGCGCCGCACTGCTAATGCGGTTGGGGGTAACCCCCCCTCCCGGGTTCAAATCCCGGAGCCTCCGCTGGTGCTCGGTTCGCCGGGTGCTAGGTTACAACTGAACACGCGCCCGTAGCTCAGCTGGATAGAGCATCTGACTACGGATCAGAAGGTCAGGGGTTCGAATCCCTTCGGGCGCACGTCTGGTTGAGACAGCAAAAGCAACAGGCCCAGTTCCTCCTCCGGGAGAAGCTGGGCCTGTTGTCATTTCCGGTGCAGCGCCTTGATGGGCAGCGATCCCTGCCCGCACGGGACTGCCGGTCAGCAGGTCGTCACCGGTAGTGTCCGGTCACCAGTGTTGGAAAGGCCTGCTCGCGGGCCGCGCGGGCCCGCCTCCGGCCGGAAAGCCGGTGCCCCGTGGAAGAACACGCCGAACCGCAGCCGGAAGCCGCGCCGAAGCGCCGCGTCGTCCGGGCTGCCGATGAGCCGGTGCACCGGCTGCTGGGCTGGCAGCGGCTCGCCGGGAACCAGGCCGTGGTCGCGATGCTCGGGAAGAGCGAGCCGGCGGTGCCCGTGCAACGGCTGATGGTGCGGATGCCCAACCCCTACGGCGAGGGCATGCACAACATGGTGGGCGACGCCGAGGTCGACGAGATCGAAGAATCGCTGACCGCCAAGGGAGCCGCCGGTGCGGGCGGCAAACACGCCTGGGATGGCTCGTGGACCTTCCCGCCGACCCCCACCACCGAAGCCTCGGTCTTCTACGGCCACGGCAACCGGGCGAAGCTGGGCGGAGTCACCCCGGTCGACTTCGTCGCCGACGTCTCCGATGACCAGCGGCAGCTGAAGAAGGACACGGCGTTCAAGTTCGTGGCCTGCGGCGGCGGGAGAGCACAGGCCGCCGCAGGTACCGCCTACGGCCACGAGGTGGCCGAATTCCTGCGAGCCTCGCAGACCATCGTCCCCGGCGAGGACTGGAGTGGAGCGCTGAAAGCGACCGAGGGGCTGGTCTACTACACGAACACCTACAAGACTGTCGTGCCGGAGATCCCGCCGGCCATCGACAAGCTGCTGATCGCGCGGACCGCCACCGCCGAGTCGAACGTGCGCAAGCGTGTGACCGCCTTGGTCAGGGATCAGCTCGCCGCGGTGGCCACGGCTCAGCGGGCCCGCGACTTCGCCGAGTTCAGGGATGCGGTGGCCACCTGGTACGAGAGCGACGCCGCCTTGGCGGGCCGGGCGGCGAGCGTGCGCAAGATCGTCATCCCGGTCGCCGGGCTGTCCAACACGTGGCTGGGCGCCAAGCTGAACAGCGCCATGGACACCATGTTCGGCGGCGACGTCGGCTGGCTCAGCCTGCAGGAGGCCTTCCTGCAAACGCTCTCGTCCGGCAACTGCCTCTTCGACGTCTACCAGTTGTTCGCCGGCATCGAAGCCGACATGAAGCTGGTGGCCAAGGCGATCTGGGCCGAGTTCCGGAACGAACTCCAGCGTCAAGCCGCCGTTCCCGCGCGCGACACCGGCCCGGCGGGCAGGATCGGCACGCACGACCCCTCCACCGCAGCGAGCCCCGACGAGCGGTTCGCGAAGTGGCAGGACTTCGGCGACGTGCTGTGGACCCAGTGGAAAGCGAACCGGCTGCAGGGCGGCAACCCGACCTGACCGCTCTTCCGTGTGCGAAGCGTGACCATTCGGACGCGTCCGGCGCCGTCACCGAGCATTGGTCTTGACCATTGGCCACGCTCCGTGGTGACACTTCCGTAATTGGTCTGGACCACGTAACGTTTGCGCAAACGGCGCAAAACACCGCCCTGGTCCCCGCCGGTGGTGTTGGTGTCCGCCGTTCCTGCACCTGGCTCAAGGGAGAGCGATGTCCAGAAAGAGATGGCACCTCCTCGGTCTCTTCACCGCGGTCGGCGCGCTGGCGATCGGCCTCGTCACCGTGCCGGCGAGCGCCGCCGGTGGCGTGTCCGCGACCTTCAGCAAGGGCTCCGATTGGGGCACCGGGTACGAGGGCAAGTACACGATCAACAACGGCTCGGGCTCGACGCTCGCGACCTGGACGGTCGAGTTCGACCTGCCGTCCGGCGCGAAGATCGGTTCGCTGTGGGACGGCAGCTACACCGCGTCCGGCCAGCACGTCACCGTCAAGAACACCTGGAACGGCAACGTCGGCAACGGCGCGAGCGCCAGCTTCGGCTTCAACGTCAGCTACTCCGGCACCTACGCGGCCCCGGCGAACTGCAAGCTGAACGGCGGCTCCTGTGACGCCGGCGGCGGCACCCCGACCACCACGCCGACGACTCCGACGCAGCCGACCACCACCCCGACGACGCCGACGACGCCCACCACCCCGACGACGACTCCGCCGCCCCCGCCGGGCGGGCTGAAGAACGTCGGCTACTTCGTGCAGTGGGGCGTCTACGGGCGCAACTACCACGTCAAGAACATCGAGACCTCGGGCTCGGCGAGCAAGCTGACCCACATCAACTACGCGTTCGGCAACGTGACGAACGGCCAGTGCACGGCGAACGACGACCCGTACGCCGACTACCAGAAGACCTACGACGCCGCGGGCAGCGTCGACGGCGTCGCCGACACCTGGGACCAGCCCGTGGCCGGCAACTTCAACCAGCTGCGCAAGCTGAAGAAGCTGCACCCGGGCCTCAAGGTGATCTGGT is from Amycolatopsis mediterranei and encodes:
- a CDS encoding phosphatidylglycerol lysyltransferase domain-containing protein, which translates into the protein MVTGTRAQITWKAAGATTVGVITWVTRLAGLMTLGSILIPAGRRSLRGHLAEWLELPQEATVAAATVALVMGVLLVMLAAGLRRRKRRAWQLAVGATVLLTMSHLGLKHVFGAGLVSVVLLVGLIANRRYFVAKPDPVVGRWRAVRVFVQLALAGFVINVILLSVAPRAALEPMGFGDRLAESALALVAASGPAVFHQMWLEDFTTAVGLLFGLAALLVSAYFLLRSAEPAPRLSDEEVARLRRLLDEHGERDSLGYFALRRDKFAVFSRTGKAAVTYRVIAGVALCSADPLGDHEAWPGAIEEYLEVCRRGGWVPAAMGVSELGATVWARFGLEVLEIGDEAVVDAAGFTLDGRTMRGVRQAAARTKRAGYKVLVRRAEDLRPGELEELEVLAATWRGTDTERGFSMALGRMGDPRSVLVTAEQGGRVRGVLQFVPWGPTGLSLDVMRRDRSADNGVNELMISELLLAAGRHGVSQVSLNFAAFRALMEQGQRIGAGPVAKTAAKVLHFFSRWIQIETLYRFNAKFQPRWVPRYLVYPGVRELPRVGIATFEAEGLGGRSPRLLRLLRRA
- a CDS encoding dienelactone hydrolase family protein, which codes for MTSTSTVDYQRTDGGTLRLTFSEPEGALRGGLVVLHEADGVTDGVRLLLASLATEGWLTVTPHLENDRLTQQDLLDATDLTLAWLVERGVQADLLGVMGFDLGGSAALVVASHRKLGAAVSVGGQQAVELPALVEIAGRLTSPWLGMYGDAGDEAGGADVERLRDAAASAKVATNVVHYPGANHRFDADPDAAAEAWQRTLNWFDAHLR
- a CDS encoding acetoacetate--CoA ligase, producing the protein MTHTADAPEVLWRPEPGHVADTKIEAFRRWLRAERGVEVDDYRALWEFSVERGPDFWAAVADFLSVRWHDQPGEVLSGGMPDAVWFEGGTLNYAEHALTPGVAGAAKADDETAVIFHREDGFASHLTYGELRAQVAAARAAFLELGVGKGDRVVALAPNCPQTLVAFLAAASIGAVWSSCSPDFGVRAVADRFVQIEPKVLFAVNAYAYNGRQFDIRTTIAELQAQLPSLAATVLVEYVGEGRMDGALDWAELLARHAGAPLLFEPVEFAHPLWVLYSSGTTGLPKGIVHGHGGITLEHLKALALQTDLGPGDRFFWFSTTGWMMWNFLISGLLVGTTIVLYDGSPGYPDLNALWHLAEQHRVTYFGTSAPFIQSCLKAGLKPAERYDLTGLRALGSTGAPLSVEGFRWIVDEVGKNVQICSVSGGTDLCAAFVASAPDVPVWLGELSCPALGAAVNAFDEAGNAVVEQVGELVITQPMPSMPVFFWNDPDGSRLREAYFEMYPGLWRHGDWIRITNRGSAVIYGRSDSTLNRGGVRMGTAEFYRVVEGYDEIADSLVVDTSAAGNEDGQLICFVVLAGGVALEDVEPRLRKELRSALSPRHVPDRFVVVSEIPRTLNGKKCEVPVKKILAGVAPDRAVSRDALANPAALTPFVELAGG